In Theileria parva strain Muguga chromosome 4 map unlocalized ctg_529, whole genome shotgun sequence, one DNA window encodes the following:
- the gpmA2 gene encoding phosphoglycerate mutase 1 family protein, translating into MYTLVLLRHGESVMNKANRFCGWIDVDLSEEGEKQARDAAELLRPFNFRFGHVYTSILKRSYETARLVLETLNHPEVPMTKTWRLNERHYGALQGLDKEETAKKFGEAMVKVWRRSYDIRPPPVDESSEHYPANNPVFDVVPREFLPNGESLKLTLERVMPFWEGEIVPELRKGKPVFVAAHGNSLRGLIKMLDNMSEAEVLEFNLPTCVPVLYYLNEDLSVSSKKYLLDEESLKAKMDAESNVMKSGSKDKSA; encoded by the exons ATGTATACATTAGTCCTTTTAAGGCATG GCGAAAGCGTTATGAACAAAGCTAACCGCTTCTGTGGATGGATTGACGTAGATCTGAGTGAGGAAGGAGAAAAACAAGCCAG AGATGCAGCGGAGCTTCTGAGACCATTCAATTTTAGATTTGGTCATGTTTACACTTCTATCCTGAAACGTTCATACGAAACTGCAAGATTAGTCCTAGAGACGTTAAATCACCCTGAAGTCCCCATGACTAAAACTTGGAG GCTCAACGAACGTCACTATGGCGCCCTTCAAGGCTTAGACAAGGAGGAAACGGCTAAAAAGTTCGGAGAGGCTATGGTGAAGGTTTGGAGAAGATCATACGACATTAGGCCACCGCCAGTTGACGAATCAAGTGAACACTATCCAGCCAATAATCCAGTGTTCGATGTTGTTCCCAGGGAGTTCTTGCCAAACGGAGAAAGCCTAAAGCTAACATTGGAGAGAGTTATGCCATTTTGGGAAGGAGAGATAGTGCCTGAACTCAGAAAGGGCAAGCCTGTTTTTGTTGCTG CTCATGGCAACAGCCTGAGAGGGTTGATAAAGATGCTGGATAACATGAGCGAAGCTGAGGTTCTGGAGTTTAACCTCCCGACCTGTGTTCCAGTACTCTATTATCTTAATGAAGACTTATCTGTAAGCAGTAAAAAGTACCTTTTAGATGAGGAATCTCTAAAG GCCAAGATGGATGCTGAAAGCAATGTAATGAAAAGCGGATCGAAGGATAAAAGCGCTTGA
- a CDS encoding Acetyltransferase (GNAT) family protein has translation MNKIRSFVDVKKGRIPTIKPVSRNKSGRRQKYPSIMIREIQEEDNVHVCKLLFEHFRSLTLPAIMYWLVQHVYDLIAIVLINACLLSIYNLFYFCLLFLIYLFVRARYEIEKHIKESCPDLVDVHKTYRSHKASNFWVAYVSGDQQGDSPDEKGDKTTEESKNDDPNKPESSSKNSSAEKLEKMNHVDEVNDLNFSQKCKANEILGCVGITPYRNNPNVGQMVRLVVTRKRRNMRVGSRLLDYLEKKAMEMGYNEIRVFTNNLNTAYLQFLKQHSFQIIQVVRRGLMRGDLIIWNKVLNQVDHPKQDDASPTFGNAMFIPD, from the exons ATGAACAAAATAAGATCATTCGTTGATGTAAAAAAAGGTAGGATTCCTACAATAAAACCTGTATCCCGCAACAAATCAGGACGCCGTCAAAAATACCCCTCCATAATGATAAGGGAAATCCAAGAAGAAGATAATGTTCATGTATGTAAATTGCTATTTGAACACTTCAGATCACTGACCCTTCCCGCTATTATGTACTGGCTTGTTCAGCACGTGTATGACCTAATCGCAATCGTTCTAATAAACGCATGTTTACTAtcaatttacaatttattttacttttgtCTACTTTTTctgatttatttattcgTCAGAGCTAGGTACGAAATTGAAAAACATATAAAAGAGTCCTGCCCAGACCTGGTTGACGTACATAAAACCTATCGTAGTCATAAAGCCTCTAATTTTTGGGTTGCCTATGTCTCAGGAGATCAACAGGGAGATTCACCCGATGAAAAGGGAGATAAAACTACTGAAGAATCAAAAAATGACGATCCCAACAAGCCAGAATCAAGTTCTAAAAACAGCTCTGCCGAGAAGCTTGAGAAAATGAACCACGTAGATGAAGTAAATGACCTGAACTTTAGCCAGAAATGCAAAGCAAATGAAATTCTTGGGTGCGTTGGAATTACACCTTACAGAAATAATCCAAACGTTGGACAAATGGTCAGGCTTGTGGTAACAAGGAAGAGAAGGAATATGAGAGTGGGATCAAGGCTCCTGGATTATTTGGAGAAAAAAGCGATGGAAATGGGCTATAATGAGATAAGAGTTTTTACAAATAACTTAAACACTGCGTACCTGCAATTCCTGAAACAGCACAGTTTTCAGATTATTCAGGTAGTGAGAAGAGGGCTCATGAGAGGAGATCTCATTATCTGGAACAAGGTTTTGAACCAAGTCGACCACCCTAAACAAG acGATGCCTCTCCGACCTTCGGTAATGCCATGTTTATCCCGGACTAA
- the ttc4 gene encoding Tetratricopeptide repeat family protein, with protein sequence MRIDDEDYDISDEFLRELTEKYSDINHPLFMDELPNDISSNSDLEALHKLLSEGETRDSIAKKYKEVGNGYVSEGRRYYEAAISSYTDGIAAESKDNVLNSQLYSNRALVYLRLDDYVKCVNDCRRSITYDVYNYKSYYRGAIASYKLSLYKQALLFCNECAKAITLDPEIKVFESEKNDNYKLLCIIDDKFGSFYKKILAKYDEFEKEKNRIRQNQEKEKEKKKLAEDAAKEFLKLKGLKLCDNLFQIPESQTVVFYLKDNVIHTSCLFVYDQVNMSDYIQDFDYNSSISDHLDVMFGEDDQFSSSNSLSFYQVSPDEVMKFDLHAPLEEVALKSGFIFKVPVVHIVTDEDALTEFTKI encoded by the exons atgagGATTGATGACGAGGATTACGACATTTCTGACGAGTTTCTCAGGGAACTCACGGAAAAGTACTCTGATATCAATCATCCCCTTTTTATGGACGAACTTCcaa atGATATATCGTCAAACTCGGATTTAGAAGCCTTACACAAGCTGTTGTCGGAGGGTGAAACCAGAGATTCCATAGCGAAAAAGTACAAA GAAGTTGGAAACGGGTATGTTAGTGAGGGTAGAAGGTACTACGAGGCGGCAATCTCAAGTTACACAGATGGGATTGCGGCGGAGAGCAAAGATAACGTTTTAAACTCACAACTGTACTCTAACAGAGCTTTAGTTTATTTGAGATTGG ATGATTATGTgaagtgtgtaaatgatTGTCGGCGGAGCATAACCTATGACGTTTACAACTATAAATC GTACTACAGAGGAGCCATAGCCTCCTACAAACTTTCACTTTACAAGCAGGCGCTCCTCTTCTGCAATGAGTGTGCAAAGGCAATAACCCTGGATCCAGAAATTAAGGTGTTTGAAAGTGAAAAGAATGATAACTATAAACTCCTCTGCATAATTGATGATAAATTCGGTTCCTTCTACAAAAAGATTCTGGCAAAGTACGACGAGTTTGAGAAGGAAAAGAACCGTATCAGGCAAAACCAGGAAAAGGAGAAGGAGAAG aAAAAACTTGCTGAGGACGCGGCTAAggagtttttaaaattaaaag GCTTAAAACTATGTGATAATCTTTTTCAAATCCCAGAATCTCAAACTGTGGTCTTCTACCTCAAAGACAATGTAATTCACACATCGTGTCTGTTTGT GTATGACCAGGTGAATATGAGTGACTACATCCAGGACTTTGACTATAACTCGAGTATTTCTGACCATCTAGACGTGATGTTCGGAGAAGATGATCAATTCTCCAGCAGTAATTCACTTTCCTTCTACCAG GTTTCACCCGACGAGGTCATGAAGTTTGATTTGCATGCACCCCTGGAAGAAGTTGCACTCAAGTCGGGCTTCATTTTCAAGGTTCCCGTTGTACATATAGTAACTGATGAGGACGCATTAACTGAGTTTACAAAGATCTAA
- the dnaJ gene encoding DnaJ domain protein — protein MYISFHLYIAVICSFYISEARSDYYSILGVKKNATDREIEKAFRKKAKKLHPDANPGNEKAFAELSNAYEVLKDPSKRQTYDMHGEEGLKQEGPQGHPYQHYYGDGGHTFFSFEGFDFDDVFTHFNFGGGSKGGRREQQFQSNISFENTIVEEICPKTYKNSIKNIRVLNLYYFFMSNSRTCQAAHKGFVDTITKFKGALNVYALNCDKHSNFCNKTVRSVPHLIAHNNTSPDPVVFENDEYTLKLEIWLHKIMPSELVEIKDYKHLKDFIENQPITHVVSIVKKTLYLTLLKSLSVYVKSKIKIGYIRASNKELISNFNKSRTETARLYHIQDLESMDEKSIELNSENFSDVLLWLNLKQNEYKKKGVGTYKELTKALLDSGECGPKDNQFCFIFIKYGNRAEHSLHEELSNISKKYIQDAVKIRYISAANQHKFVSAFGLSSRCPAYEVCSKFIAFRGKRRKFKIMKSPLTATNVQKFIDDVITNLVSLDTILLHDPRIIDYSNDEF, from the exons atgtATATTAGTTTTCATCTGTATATAGCAGTAATATGTTCGTTTTATATATCGGAAGCACGAAGCGACTATTATTCAATTCTAGGAGTAAAAAAAAATGCAACAGATAGAGAAATTGAAAAGGCATTTAGAAAAAAAGCAAAAAAACTGCATCCGGATGCGAATCCGGGTAACGAAAAGGCGTTTGCAGAGCTTTCAAACGCCTATGAGGTACTCAAGGATCCTTCCAAGCGTCAAACGTACGATATGCACGGAGAGGAAGGTTTAAAGCAAGAAGGACCACAAGGGCATCCATATCAACATTATTACGGAGACGGAGGCCATACATTTTTTTCATTCGAGGGATTCGATTTCGACGATGTGTTCACTCATTTCAATTTTGGAGGAGGTTCAAAGGGAGGTAGAAGAGAACAACAATTTCAAA GTAATATAAGCTTTGAGAATACAATAGTGGAGGAAATATGCCCCAAAACATACAAAAACTcgataaaaaatatcagagttttaaatttatattacttTTTCATGTCAAACAGCAGAACCTGCCAAGCTGCACATAAAGGGTTCGTTGATACAATAACCAAATTTAAAGGGGCACTGAACGTATATGCGTTAAACTGTGATAAACACTCAAACTTTTGTAATAAAACTGTTAGATCAGTACCTCACCTTATCGCACATAATAACACCTCACCCGATCCCGTAgtatttgaaaatgatgaGTACACACTAAAGCTGGAAATATGGCTCCACAAAATCATGCCATCAGAGCTGGTGGAAATTAAAGATTATAAACATTTGAAAGATTTTATAGAAAACCAACCCATCACACAC GTGGTTTCTATAGTTAAAAAGACTTTGTACTTGACACTACTAAAGTCATTATCGGTATATGTAAagtcaaaaattaaaattggaTACATACGAGCCAGTAACAAGGAACTgattagtaattttaataaaagcAGGACTGAGACGGCAAGGCTGTACCACATACAAGATTTAGAGTCTATGGACG agAAATCAATTGAGTTGAACTCTGAAAACTTTTCTGACGTTCTTTTATGGCTCAACCTTAAGCAAAACGAG TATAAGAAAAAGGGCGTCGGAACATATAAGGAGTTAACAAAGGCACTGTTAGACTCGGGGGAGTGTGGCCCAAAGGATAACCAATTCTGTTTCATATTCATCAAGTATGGAAACCGAGCAGAGCATTCATTACATGAAGAACTTTCGAATAtctctaaaaaatatatacaagATGCTGTTAAAATCAGATACATTAGCGCAGCCAACCag cATAAATTCGTATCGGCATTTGGATTATCGTCAAGATGCCCAGCATATGAAGTGTGTTCAAAGTTCATAGCGTTCAGAGGCAAGAGGAGGAAATTTAAG ATCATGAAAAGTCCCTTGACGGCCACTAATGTGCAAAAATTCATAGATGATGTTATTACGAACCTGGTTTCCCTCGACACGATTTTGTTGCATGACCCTAGAATCATCGATTATTCTAACGatgaattttaa
- a CDS encoding putative integral membrane protein, with protein MFKFKIFLISMTVLSLFTSSVLFVVGIAISCTKEAIEIHPDFQKTSKIASFVVAGIHALIALTCGFCTYKINRLNDSPLNT; from the exons atgtttaaatttaagattTTTTTAATCTCAATGACGGTGCTCTCGCTATTCACTTCCTCAGTTCTCTTCGTAGTCGGTATCGCAATATCATGTACAAAAGAAGCAATTGAAATCCACCCGGATTTCCAAAAAACGTCGAAAATAGCGTCATTTGTAGTAGCAGGG ATTCACGCCCTGATCGCGTTAACCTGCGGATTCTGcacatataaaattaacag attaaaTGATAGTCCACTCAACACTTGA